AAACTCAAGTTGCCATTTTATTGTGACATTTAAAACTTTCGTGTTTATTGAATTGGATCTCAGTTTAGGCAGAAAATTATTTGGTTCAGAGCTCTAATCATATATCGGTACATTAATAATTAACTTAAGCTGATGATGCTTACAAACATTTATCACCTCATCGGGTGTCGTGTTTATCTTCATATTGAACTCCTACAAAGTTAGTAATATTTAGGATTCAATACTGCAATGATGGCCTCATAAGTATAATCTTGTTATTGGGAGTCAATTCTGTTCACCTTGTTAAGCTGAAAATGATATGCCTTCTCCTTTGGCAAAGGATTTTAATGTTCTCAAACGTATTTGGGAGGATTATGTTCTAGTTTAGCAAGGATATACTGAATTCTTATCAAGAAAAGCAAATTATTTTCAGTTGATGTTTGAAGTTGTAGGGGACTTTAAGAGAAAAAGGTGAAAGCGgaatatattttctttatatTACTATCATGAACTGTCCCAGTCCACTATATATATTGGATATTTTCCAGTTTCCTGGGATCGAACAATTTAATTCTTACAATTGTTTTTCGTAAGGGCCTATAGGATACAGTTCTTATCAGTTGTCCTTATGATCCTATTTTTTATTTGTCAGGTTGTTGTTTTGTCAAGTTTGAAGTAATTTATTTGTACGTGTAGCAGCAGGACGACTCGTGAATCCTACAGTCATGACCTGTCTTTCTTTTCTCTGTCGTAGAGGCTTGGATTCTTTATCAAGGCATCCTGAGTTTGGAGATGGTAAATAATGTAACTTCTTTATATTAATGTCCTTTTGAGAATTTTGTTCAGGCTGTTTAGTATCCACACTTTCATTTGAACTTTCGAGTGACCTCTTCCCTTGCGAGCCAATCATTTCTATTTATATGTTTATCTATGTTCAATTGTTGTAAAAAGATATCATTTTGTGCAGATCTCGCGGGTGTCCGCAATGTTAATCTTTATACGTACAAGGAATTAAGAATTGCTACAAATGATTTTAGTCCAGAGAATAAAATTGGAGAGGGAGGATTCGGCTCCGTTCATAAGGTTATTGAAGTATATGGTTAAATTTCtgatagataataataatattagcggTTTGGAGAAGACTGTTATCTAATGTGACTCTCTTGGATTAACAGGGAAGACTTAGGGATGGGCAAATGGCAGCAATAAAGGTTCTTTCTACTGAGTCGAGACAAGGAGTCAAAGAATTCTTGACAGAGATTCAAATGATTTCAGATATAGatcatgaaaatttggtaaagcTTTATGGTTGCTGTGTTGAAGGCACACATCGAATTCTTGTCTATAACTACCTCGAGAATAACAGCCTAGCAAGAACACTTCTTGGTACTCCTCTTGCTATAGTTTGTTCTCGAGTTCAGTGTTGGTATTGGTCAAATGGAGTCAAATTTATTCTTAATCTGCGGTAAAGAGTGTCAACATTGACTCTTATCTTTGTTTTCTATGGGTGCTTTTTTGCGAATAATATAATCACTTGTTGAACTAGAGTTTTTGATTTGATGAGGTGGACACTCTCATATACGACTGTCTTTAAAACTTGCTGCAGTCAGAGGTCACAGCAACATCTACTTTAGCTGGCGAACACGAGTTAAAATTTGCATCGGAGTTGCAAGAGGACTCGCATATCTTCACGAGGAAGTGAGACCGCATATCATACACCGAGATATAAAAGCAAGCAACATTCTTCTGGACAAAGACTTGACACCAAAAATTTCAGATTTCGGTCTTGCAAAGCTCATCCCTGCCAGCATGACTCATGTCAGTACACGTGTGGCGGGAACTCTGTAAGTTGTAAAATCTTCCTGGACTGTTTCATTTGTGAATAttcttctgtttttttttccttttttcttataaatatttcaaaaaaattgtaATAGAGTGAACACGGTTTGTTGTTGCAGAGGTTATTTGGCACCAGAGTATGCTGTAAGAGGGCAGTTGACACGGAAGGCAGATCTTTACAGTTTTGgtgttctgattattgaaattgtAAGCGGAAGATGCAACACTAATACACGATTACCTCGAGAAGAACAGTATATACTTGAAAGGGTATGAACTTCTCTTGTTGCTTAACTTTTGCTCTTCGTAAGCTCTTTTTAAATGTTTTCCGTGTTTATAACGCGGGAATAACCCATATTTGCAAGAAGTAATAAATGCCCTCCTATCACCCTGAGTTGCAATTATTACATTACTAAGATCAGATTAGGTTATATCATATATGTCCTACATTGGCTCCACAATAAATAATGGAGTAATAAATTAATTTGCGGGATTTTCCAATCTTGTAGTTTACCCCTTTAGGCTTGGTCTCTTGGCTCATGACCTTGTGTTGATACCGACACAACAAAGCTCACTGTTAATGATGTGTCTCATGTATGCTCAGAATACTGATAAGTAAATGAAAATTGTCTATAGTCTGGCCGCTTTGGGACTCTACAACAAATTGTCAAGTGCCACTTCCTCTGTATAGCTACAAGTAACTCGGCTCATAATACGTCGTACATGACTAATTATATTATGCCATGCGGTGGTCTAAAACTAGTTAAGTTTTGGCAATCTGAAGCTGGTGTTATAAGACTCATAACAGGGTGGAGCCAAAGAGGCAGGATAGGGGAAGTCTGCTCATCCGAATATATGGATAAATGAGAATCTAGTTAAAGACACATGTTTTACACCTCTTCCAGATATTAACGGGGATTGATGTATATTTGATGATTAATTTTCAATTGTCATGGCTCTAATTCTACTTGAACATATAAACCTGATTATATTTTCTCTCAGACACTTCCATGACCATCGAATTTTTGTTGCAGACATGGAAACTTTACGAGAGAAAGGAGCTCGTAGCACTAGTGGACACAGCACTTGATGGAGAATATGATGCCGAACAAGCCTGCAGATTCTTGAAGATTGGTTTACTCTGCACTCAAGATTCGCCAAAGCTTCGGCCCTCCATGTCAAATGTTGTCCGAATGCTTACTGGTGAGAAAGATGTTGATGGACTCACTATAACACAGCCTGGCTTAATCTCTGATCTAATGGACCTGAAGGTCATTGCTGAACCCAAGTCGAAGCCCGAACATAATCAAGCTTCTTCGAGCTACAATTCGTCTAGCTTAGGTGATTCGGAGAATTCCACAACTGCGACCTTAGCACCATATTCTCAGATGAACACCGTGTTTACGATGTCTGATGGCAGGAGCTGATGACGAGGAAAAGTTGAACTAAGATTGGCTTTCTTGATTATTTGGACATAAAGAAGTGGTTTTGATTTGTGAAGCTTTTTGTGCTAGCTCAGTTTTGCAAAGGCTTGAATACTTCCAAGTGAGTTCATCCCGAGTGTTAGATGGAAGGGGCATACTTGTAAAAGTTCTACAGTAGGCAAGGCCcggttatatttaaatatatacacgTGTCTTGTATAATCAATCGATTTTTTTACTACCACTcttgttaaaaataaaagtaaaaataaaaaataagtaaaatttaatttgaatttttaataagttttttcgtaaaatattttttcatgaagtTAATTAATCATGCCAAAACAGGGGTGTTACTTTTTATCACACcttcagaaaaagaaattaTCCCAATATTATAGGAAAATTTGACTTATTTGTTTCTATTAGCCCAAACTTTTTATATAACTGATAAAAGATATATACATTTTTACgtgttaatattatttttaatttgatcaaataatattaaataattatgaaattattttcaatttttaaacattttttatttaaaaggaaagttttgtttatatatttttctatgTAAAATATGGAGTGACTTGAGGAGGTTTTTAGTATGACAATAAGGGTAATTATGTAATTAGATATTTTAGTGTCTTCTAAGATAGTTACTTCAAAGGTTtcacttaataatataataataatatagatatataagCAACGATACTAAAGTTTTATATCAGGGCTTAGGAGAAAAAACTTGTTACATCTACGAATGACAATTGTAAAACCTGAAACGGAACGGGTTTGAAGATTAGTTATAAAGTTCAATGATTTTTTTGAATCCCCGGGATAAATCAGGACGGGTATGGGGATGTCATCATCATCCTTATACTCGTACTcgacaacaacaacaacaacaacaacaacaataatattTCCTATCGACGGTCAATTTATTAATGTATGAAAATTTTTTAagcaatattaatatttatattaataattggATTTTTGTatcaatttttaattaaaattgagGACCTTTTTGGCCAACTTCAATAGAGTTTAAAGTGGAGATTTAATTCCAACCGAGACGGTGATAGAGATTTCCCGGTTAGATATGATCAAAATGAGGCGGGCATATAATTCGAGGACGAGGATGAAAATGACAAACACACATAATTACCATTTTTGAAGCGGAGATGGAGACgaaaatgaatatttaattCCCGTTGGGTCAAGTATAAGGATTTCTTAATCAGATAAAAACTGGTATGAAAGTATCGCTATAATTCAAGGTGAGGATGAAGATGATAAATCTATTCCGCCTCATCCCGTCCTGCCCTATCGTCATATCGTCATCCTCTTTGTCGAGCAATATAAATGGGTTTGGTTTCATTCGATTGACTTTGGGCAACATTATTCTCATGTACAAtgtcaaatatattttatatgtgaTTCATTCAAGAAATATAATTGTATTAGATGTCGTATAGGCCAAACTATAATTAAAAGGACGTCTTTGTTTTTAATCAAGTTAAATTAAGACAATAATTACAATATTCTTGGTGTCATTCTATCCATTTAAGAAAAACCAACATGACTTTAGCAAAAGTCAATTTATTATTTTCCCATTCTCTCCCTTTTTGTTCGGATAGGAGATTTCTATCACGAAATTGACGTGTGAGATGCTCTAATAAGAGTTGTttttatgatgtttatttaTATGAGTAATATGTtcaattattgaactttataaaatatttattaaaaaaaatattatgatgaATGAGGCAACCACCCTATCTACTCACATTAGCTTCGCTGCTATTTGTGATTTACACTGAAAAGTAGAAATTTAGTAGCTCGGGCTTTACAAATTACCTAAATATTATAATGGTTAATTAATAAATGAATAGGTCTCTTgcgagacggtttcacgaatctttatctttaaaacaagttaactctatcggtattcataataaaaagtaatactcttagaatcaaaagtaatattttttcatggattacccGAATAAAAAATCCGTTTAATAAAATACTACCTGTGAGATCttttcatacaagtttttgtcttaataaatatgtataaattaatatatatttggaTGACAAATTAAGAGCAAATGATCCCATCCAAGATTTAAccttaatttaatatataaaaaatatttaacctTAATTCCATTGCAAAtctttcaaataaattattcattttCTCTCTCATCGTCACTGCTTGTTTCATCACTCTCACAACGCCTTTTTCAAACTTTTTGATCTTCTTTCCCACAAGTATtccatgaaaataaaataaatttgtgaagcCTAGGGTTACCACTTTTTCTCCCATTGATTAAAGCTAAAAATTCCTCAACatttattttacttaaaattTGTTTTTGCGTGTTGGGTTTTTAGCGGGCATAATTtggtgggttttttttttttggttcctTTTATGTTTTCTCCGTGAGAGGATGGTTTACTGAAGGGAGGTTCTTTCATGGGTGGATTGTTGGAGTCAAAAAAGTGAAAAATGCTGTGAGTTTATTTATGGATTTTGCTTTTATGGAGACGTATGTGCGAAGCAATTGGGTGTTCTAGTTTTGTTTCTTGTTTATCTCCCAACTGTGGAGTTCACGAAATTTTAGCTTTAACTGTGTCGAGGCGGAATATTCTGGATATTATTGCTTTTTTGTATGGTACTTGCAAGCTCAAACTGGGAAATCAACAGTTGGGATATCTTTTCTTGAGCACCAGAATCTTTGGAGATTGAGTTCGATTAAAGTCCTTCGTCACATTCTCTCAATATGCGGTGCTTTGGTTGTGCATCATGACGATGTCGGAGATAAAACTATCAGAGAAGTTCAGCTTCAAGGTCATTATGAACAAATGTTATTGAACGTTGACGAAAATCTGATCTTTATTGTGTGAGATTCGGTTTTATGGTTTATTTTGTCCTTACTTAAAATTTCGTAGAGTTATTAGGTCATGGAGGATATTGGGTTGTTCAACCAAGGGTTAAAATGGTTGCAATCGAAGAATTTTTACTCCGTTCCAAAGACAAATTTTAGGTGTTTGAGGGACAAGATTGGAATTTTCATGGAGCGGCACTGGCCAATGGTTTGCTGTGGGATGTGCAAGATTTGGAAGAGGTCTGATGTTCATGTTGGTTTATTGGAAAAATTGCTCCGTCACGGGCTTCCAGTCTTTCATTGGGCTGGGTTCGGCGGCTCTGCTAGTCATTATGTGGAGTTGCTTTCTTAGCTTGACATCAATGTCCTGCCTTTTGTATCTACTGCTTAGTATGGTACGCGTCCAGTCTAGATAAATCGTTCAGTACTTCACTGCTTTATGCCCTGTTACTAGTTTCATACATAGATATTCTTCCTAGGCGCATTTAGTTCAAAGTTAGTTATGTATATATCCTTGCTCAAACTTCACGATTGAAATTTTTTTGCGCCAGATCTAGTGCCACTTGTTCGTCACACATTGTTTGTCTTGGATTTTCTCTAGGTAAACTGTCTTCAAATAATTGCATTTGCATCAATACAGCGGGGCATGATTCTGTTACGAtgaatgatttattggatttatTTTGGTTGCTATCCCATTTTTCTTTAATTCTTAAAATTCAAGTGATGGGGGCAAACACCATGGAGACATTATACTTAGATTGAGCCAAAAAAGACCATCAAAATGGTATGAACCTTTGATATGTAGTCATAGTTATGTGGCATGCTTATTTTAAACACAACTCGATATTTTTGTATGTAATAGCTTATCTCCTGCTCTTGATTGCGTCTGTTGGTCTAAGAAGTGTAATCTCATGCAATGGGGATCTTTATCCTATTTTTATAATCATGTCCAAAAGATGGCACTTTTGAAACTTTCTTGCTTTCATAAAGGGATGCTAACGAGTCACTCGTGATTTCTAATTTGTGTTCAGGGAATGGCCGGTGCTGCTGTTCAGTATTTGGGCTACACTCCTGGTCTTTTTATTGTTGGACTGATTGCTATTCTAGTTTTATGGATGTATGCTAACTTTTGGATCACGGGTACCTTGTTTATAATTGGTGGTAGGTGCTTCTCCTTGTCTACGTTGAACTCAGTGCATAGTGCTGATTGATGTATATGCTTATCCCATTTCCCGTTTTAACTACCCTTTTTTGGGCTTATCCCAACTGTAGAACAAATCGTTTTTTTGGGGAAAATAAGCAAAATGagtataatatttgaaattcttgataaTATTCAGAAGATCAAAACGTTTATTCATAATTTCTTAATTGAGTTTGCTTCTGATTTTATGAACTACTTTTGAAATTTGTTTTCATATGAATTCCGTTGGATGTCAATTGGAGCAAATCTTGCCCATCAAGCATGTTCATTTATCATCATGTACATTTGAAGTTGGCTCCTAAAATTTTTCTTGGGCCAATTTTTTTAATGCCCTAGCTATTGCTCTTACCTGATGAATGTGTTGATTGAAACATGATCTGGAATGCAGGTTATCTTTTTTCTCCTAAATCATGCAAGGTTGGTGGTTTTAATGGCGACTTTATATGCTCTGTATTGTGTTAAGGTTCGAGTGGGATGGCTTGGGGTGTTACTTGCATTTAACCTCTCATTTCTATCGAATGAAGTGCTGAACTACTTGATCAAAAGGTGTGATAATTTGGGCGAAAACACTCATTTTGAAGAGCATAGAGTACCCGAATCATTTGCAAAAGATGATTTCTCCCCAGAGTGTGAATATTCTGCTCCCAGTGAAGAAGAGAAGTTACAGTCATGTAAATCCGACTGCAAACCTACTAATTCTTCATcctttgttgaaaaaccaaaagAACCTGTTGTTAAGAAATTGGTTTGTAAAGATTCATCTTCAACACTTGAGATGAAGCGGATTTTAGGCTGTGGAGATCACTATGAAGCATTGGGTTTTCCACGTCAAAAGAAAGTTGATTTTATTCTCTTGAAGAAGGAATACCGAAAAAAGGTCGGCACTCCAATCTTCAACAATATATAACCCCTTATCTCGTACTCTAgttgttaaaatgttttttttatctgATACTGCTGAGGTACTTTTCTCTCCGCTAAGTTGGTTCCAGTAACACCATTAGATTATTTCATTTGCATAAACAATATTGGCTCCCGGCAGCTCCACCTGAAACCTTGACTTGTAAAATAAGAATCAACCTTGCTGCCTAATTGCTTAGAGATTTGACTATACAATATTTTGTTGATGCTGGTTATGATATAATTGACCACAAAAAAAGCTGACTCgaatattgaaatttttttttttgttgtaaCTGAAAAGAATGTTTTATGAAGGTAAGAAAAAAAAGATTCAAAGTGACGTGCAAAAACAGTTGTgatcctttttttttccttttttcttctcctttttATTTAGCAAATTCCTAAAGACATTGTGCGGTTTTCTATAAAAAGGAATGAAACAGCCAGGGTTATCGGGGGCCAGAAGCCATGTGATTGTTACTCTTAAATTCAAACCAGTCGTGCTGTGCATTTGAAGACTTAATTATTCTTATCAAACAACATATATCAAGAAAATTTAAGTTTGCTAATTGCaattaaataaagtttaatttTCTATGGAAAGAACCAAAGCTTGTTGTTATTGTGCTTTAGCAGCATATCTTCATGCAATGATCTTAATCTCAATTTGATTTGGTGAGTTCTCTCACTTAGGCTCCTACCTTTTGGATGTTCTGGAAGTGATTGTCATGTCATTTCAAATATACATTCTATTTATGAGGGAGTGTGTGATATATATTGATGGTTGAGAGCAAATGCATCGTGAGAGAAAATTACCAAGAACAGGAATGTTGCGAGCTGTTATATTTCCGTCATTCATTTGTGTTCATGGTATATCACCTTGCTTCCCATCTTTGTGAACTTTATACCAGTTGGACTTAGTCTTCAAACGGCTTATTCTTCGTTGGATGTATCCTTCACTGCCCAAGGCTTCATGTTGGAGATCAAAATTTTATACCATGTAGTAATGCTAGAAAGTAATGATTTTAGGTTTGAGTTTGACCACTTGTGTGAAATGAACCTTGGTAGTCTGATTCTCCTTAAAACAACACTGCATGAAAGGGTATTGGATATGATTTTATAGAAGTGCTAATTTCTCTTCGCTACCCCGTGATTAACTATTCTCCCTTCCCTCTTGGGTCTTTCTACTATTGAGCCCTTGCTATTACTTTGTTTCCCGTATGTTTGATAGGTGTTACCTTTGGGCCTTTATCTTATTATACGCCTACAAGGAAATTTTTCAGTATTGTTCCAAGTGATGACGTCTGACATGGAAAAGAAGTTGTTTAGGACAAACCTTCTTGGACCCATAATCTTATTTTGCTCCATGAAATGTAATCCCATTTTCTTGTAGAAGTGAAGTCCAAGGTATAGGGTAAAGTGGTTGTTTGTTGATTAGTATCTTTCTTTGTCAAGATGTACATGGTCCGTGTATCTTGTTAGTTAGGCTTATTGTTTAGTTACTTTTCAGGCCATGCTAGTTCACCCAGACAAAAACATGGGAATGTCCACTGGCCAGTGAATCTTTCAAGAAGCTTCAATGTGCATACGAGGTCTTTTTTTCATGCTTTTTGGCTATTTTTTTAGAGATGCCTGAGATGAGTTTGTGCATTTCCAATTGCTGCTCAAGTTGGCATTATTATAGGTTCTATCTGACGCTGTTAAGAAGAGGGACTATGATGAGCAACTCAAGAAGGAAGAATCTAAGAGTGTCCTGCAGAAATCACCCAGTACTTCTTATCAGGTGCAAATATATGGATGGGCTAGCATAACCTAGTTTGTTTTGTGTTCGTATTCTGTTAATTTTCACTAGTAAAGGATTGGTAATTAATATATAGATAAGAAAAGGTTGCAATAATGTAGCTGCACAAGGTGTTACCCACATTCTTTCTTTAGTGTTTTACACAACATTATTGTCGTTTGTGCTTATAGTGATgctgaaaattaaaattttctgcGTGTGAGCATACATTTCATGTAATATTGTGTTTAATCTCATGGGGGGATATCTTTGAATGCATACAATCAATGTCTGTCATGAGGCTGGAAATACACATGATAAATATGACTACCTGGAAATATGAAGTGGCTAGAAATGTAGAAGATTCACAATCTTCAACTACGATATGCAGACAACTGCTGACTT
This window of the Primulina tabacum isolate GXHZ01 chromosome 4, ASM2559414v2, whole genome shotgun sequence genome carries:
- the LOC142542720 gene encoding cold-responsive protein kinase 1-like — encoded protein: MTCLSFLCRRGLDSLSRHPEFGDDLAGVRNVNLYTYKELRIATNDFSPENKIGEGGFGSVHKGRLRDGQMAAIKVLSTESRQGVKEFLTEIQMISDIDHENLVKLYGCCVEGTHRILVYNYLENNSLARTLLVRGHSNIYFSWRTRVKICIGVARGLAYLHEEVRPHIIHRDIKASNILLDKDLTPKISDFGLAKLIPASMTHVSTRVAGTLGYLAPEYAVRGQLTRKADLYSFGVLIIEIVSGRCNTNTRLPREEQYILERTWKLYERKELVALVDTALDGEYDAEQACRFLKIGLLCTQDSPKLRPSMSNVVRMLTGEKDVDGLTITQPGLISDLMDLKVIAEPKSKPEHNQASSSYNSSSLGDSENSTTATLAPYSQMNTVFTMSDGRS
- the LOC142542722 gene encoding LOW QUALITY PROTEIN: uncharacterized protein LOC142542722 (The sequence of the model RefSeq protein was modified relative to this genomic sequence to represent the inferred CDS: deleted 4 bases in 4 codons); this encodes MEDIGLFNQGLKWLQSKNFYSVPKTNFRCLRDKIGIFMERHWPMVCCGCARFGRGLMFMLVYWKNCSVTGFQSFIGLGSAALLVIMWSCFLSLTSMSCLLYLLLSMGMAGAAVQYLGYTPGLFIVGLIAILVLWMYANFWITGTLFIIGGYLFSLNHARLVVLMATLYALYCVKVRVGWLGVLLAFNLSFLSNEVLNYLIKRCDNLGENTHFEEHRVPESFAKDDFSPECEYSAPSEEEKLQSCKSDCKPTNSSSFVEKPKEPVVKKLVCKDSSSTLEMKRILGCGDHYEALGFPRQKKVDFILLKKEYRKKAMLVHPDKNMGCPLASESFKKLQCAYEVLSDAVKKRDYDEQLKKEESKSVLQKSPSTSYQVQLLTFASEESRRIQCTKCGNSHIWICTNRSKAKARWCQDCCQYHQAKDGDGWVENKRSLVFDRPQKVEIPRAFVCAESRIFDVSEWAICQGMACRPNTHRPSFHVNMVGLEKSTQRSNSGRYPWDLDAEMMDEEEEFELWLQQALASGLFCETSKRRKSWSPFKLPQKKGKNQWRRSS